The following DNA comes from Peribacillus sp. FSL E2-0218.
CTTTAAGGAAATGATGGAGAAAGTACTTTTATTCAAAGAAGTGGAACAAGATGGAGCATTTCATCTGTTTGAAGTAGGCGAAGGTGGAAATGGAGCACAAGTCATTGTCGAGCATGACTCAAACCTGCCCCAAGCACGCCAAGGTTTCGGTACGGTACACCATACAGCCTTTCGCGTTGAGGACCGTTCCGTATTGGAGGAATGGATCGAACGTATGGAAAGCTTCCAATTTCAAACCTCCGGTCATGTTGACCGTCACTTTTTTGAATCGCTTTATGTACGAGTGGCACCGCAAATCTTGTTCGAGTTTGCCACCGATGGTCCTGGATTCATGGGAGATGAGCCGTATGAAACGCTTGGAGAAAAGCTATCACTGCCACCGTTCTTGGAACCGAAAAGAGATCATATCGAAAAACTGGTTCGTCCCATCGATACAGTAAGAAGTACCAAGGAGTTCCCAAAAGAATAATGACTTGGTTTCTGCCCATCCTAAAGCAGGCAAATATAAAAAGGGCAATATATAAATCACTCTATAAAATTCAGGAGGAATGAATGATGACTAAAGATTTTTACACAGCTATCAAAGAAAGACGTTCTTATTATGGAATCAATAAGGAGGTACAAGTGTCCGATGAGAAGATCAAGGAGATTGTCGAGTTTGCCGTAAAACATACACCATCGGCTTTTAATTCCCAAACTACCCGCCTTGTCGTGTTGACTGGTGCAGCTCATGATAAATTATGGGACATCACCACACAAGAGTTAAAAAAAGCAGTTGGGGAAAGGGACTTTACAAGCACCCAACAAAAAATGGATTCCTTTAAAGCGGGGTATGGAACGGTTTTATTCTTTGAAGATCAATCCATTGTGAAGTCGCTGCAAGAACAATTCGCCCTATATGCCGATAATTTCCCGATTTGGTCACAGCAGACATCAGGCATGCATCAACTGGTCGTTTGGACTGCTTTGGAAGGTGAGGGCTTAGGGGCAACGCTACAGCATTATAATCCGCTTATCGATGATGAAGTGAAAAAAGAATATGATGTTCCAGGTGATTGGAAATTGATTGCCCAAATGCCATTTGGACATCCAACGGCACCAGCAGGTGAAAAAGAATACAAACCGCTTGATGAGCGC
Coding sequences within:
- a CDS encoding nitroreductase family protein, producing the protein MTKDFYTAIKERRSYYGINKEVQVSDEKIKEIVEFAVKHTPSAFNSQTTRLVVLTGAAHDKLWDITTQELKKAVGERDFTSTQQKMDSFKAGYGTVLFFEDQSIVKSLQEQFALYADNFPIWSQQTSGMHQLVVWTALEGEGLGATLQHYNPLIDDEVKKEYDVPGDWKLIAQMPFGHPTAPAGEKEYKPLDERIKFYK